The following are encoded together in the Triticum dicoccoides isolate Atlit2015 ecotype Zavitan chromosome 6B, WEW_v2.0, whole genome shotgun sequence genome:
- the LOC119323851 gene encoding uncharacterized protein LOC119323851 isoform X1 codes for MKLVCRTEHFTEKMLEDKNPAQDMVDIAGHVEQEDPSYEKDIVEIKLPDSVASFDYGGNFVKDVCIDDGQPLPRKISEDKVVDEKSSPNFDCQMIHANDAPTYIEKDCAAKAFHKPKPEAVLPVNFAPDSNNEKRYSSCEKHGPEGKSKATNFGDLSEKKISLEELLRLESAEECLHKGAISSETSKNHMLSFHGEAVRQVSANVGHGVEVIASKTSGLVNDTVSSKNNIDDCSVTTSEECDAAASFDARGLNLIVHYNPFVGHGSLEDTCKPECSTSAISDAASTGPICTFEKTDTISAEGFNEVEITEPRVDALSSLGSEIRSSAKSNDQNGSIMGETITNKMHETEAATTSSAENVEPNGANGENSKEHGTGGTADIHGSSQIDEGANDDAVNRSPVLAQHDNVCEHNAPDSAKAPSRTGNGYPPFEPGFGPSIMSAPVSNSGHLAYSGNISIGSGSSTTSTRSFAFPVLQKDWISSPVRMAKGERRRTRRRRGWRKGLLCCKF; via the exons ATGAAGCTAG TTTGCAGGACTGAGCATTTCACAGAAAAAATGCTTGAGGACAAAAATCCAGCACAAGATATGGTAGACATAGCTGGACATGTAGAGCAGGAGGATCCTTCTTATGAAAAGGACATCGTGGAGATCAAATTGCCAGACAGTGTTGCTTCTTTTGATTATGGTGGTAATTTTGTCAAAGATGTCTGCATTGATGACGGACAACCTCTTCCTCGGAAGATTTCAGAAGATAAAGTAGTAGATGAAAAGTCATCTCCAAATTTTGATTGTCAAATGATACACGCAAATGATGCTCCGACGTACATAGAAAAAGATTGTGCTGCAAAAGCTTTCCACAAACCCAAACCAGAAGCAGTTCTACCTGTTAATTTTGCTCCTGATAGTAACAATGAGAAACGATATTCTTCTTGTGAAAAACATGGTCCCGAGGGCAAGAGTAAAGCCACTAATTTTGGTGATCTCAGTGAGAAGAAAATAAGTTTGGAAGAATTACTTAGACTCGAAAGTGCAGAAGAGTGCCTGCATAAAGGTGCAATAAGCTCTGAAACCAGTAAAAATCATATGCTATCTTTCCATGGAGAAGCAGTCAGGCAG GTTTCCGCAAATGTGGGTCATGGAGTCGAAGTTATTGCATccaaaaccagtggtcttgttaatgaTACTGTATCAAGTAAGAACAACATTGATGATTGCTCAGTAACAACCTCTGAAGAATGTGATGCAGCGGCATCATTTGATGCGAGAGGACTGAACCTAATAGTTCACTATAATCCTTTTGTTGGTCATGGGTCCCTAGAGGATACATGTAAACCAGAATGCTCTACATCAGCAATCTCAGATGCTGCTTCCACTGGACCTATCTGCACTTTCGAGAAAACTGATACTATTAGTGCTGAAGGATTTAATGAAGTCGAAATAACTGAACCTAGGGTTGATGCTCTGAGTTCGCTAGGTTCAGAGATAAGATCGTCTGCGAAGAGCAATGATCAGAATGGAAGTATTATGGGTGAAACAATAACCAACAAGATGCATGAAACAGAAGCAGCTACAACTTCATCAGCTGAAAATGTAGAGCCCAATGGAGCAAATGGGGAGAATAGTAAAGAACATGGGACTGGCGGTACCGCCGATATACATGGTTCCAGCCAGATAGATGAAGGAGCTAATGATGACGCGGTTAATAGGAGTCCTGTGCTGGCACAACATGATAATGTGTGCGAACATAATGCACCTGATAGTGCAAAAGCGCCATCTCGAACTGGAAACGGCTATCCTCCCTTTGAACCGGGTTTTGGTCCTAGTATTATGTCTGCTCCAGTGTCAAACTCTGGCCATCTTGCTTATTCTGGCAATATCTCCATCGGTTCAGGTAGTAGCACGACCAGCACCCGGTCCTTTGCATTTCCAGT ACTGCAGAAGGACTGGATCAGCAGCCCGGTGAGGATGGCGAAAGGAGAGCGGAGACGCACCAGGCGGCGCCGAGGCTGGAGGAAGGGGCTTCTCTGCTGTAAATTCTGA
- the LOC119323851 gene encoding uncharacterized protein LOC119323851 isoform X2 gives MLEDKNPAQDMVDIAGHVEQEDPSYEKDIVEIKLPDSVASFDYGGNFVKDVCIDDGQPLPRKISEDKVVDEKSSPNFDCQMIHANDAPTYIEKDCAAKAFHKPKPEAVLPVNFAPDSNNEKRYSSCEKHGPEGKSKATNFGDLSEKKISLEELLRLESAEECLHKGAISSETSKNHMLSFHGEAVRQVSANVGHGVEVIASKTSGLVNDTVSSKNNIDDCSVTTSEECDAAASFDARGLNLIVHYNPFVGHGSLEDTCKPECSTSAISDAASTGPICTFEKTDTISAEGFNEVEITEPRVDALSSLGSEIRSSAKSNDQNGSIMGETITNKMHETEAATTSSAENVEPNGANGENSKEHGTGGTADIHGSSQIDEGANDDAVNRSPVLAQHDNVCEHNAPDSAKAPSRTGNGYPPFEPGFGPSIMSAPVSNSGHLAYSGNISIGSGSSTTSTRSFAFPVLQKDWISSPVRMAKGERRRTRRRRGWRKGLLCCKF, from the exons ATGCTTGAGGACAAAAATCCAGCACAAGATATGGTAGACATAGCTGGACATGTAGAGCAGGAGGATCCTTCTTATGAAAAGGACATCGTGGAGATCAAATTGCCAGACAGTGTTGCTTCTTTTGATTATGGTGGTAATTTTGTCAAAGATGTCTGCATTGATGACGGACAACCTCTTCCTCGGAAGATTTCAGAAGATAAAGTAGTAGATGAAAAGTCATCTCCAAATTTTGATTGTCAAATGATACACGCAAATGATGCTCCGACGTACATAGAAAAAGATTGTGCTGCAAAAGCTTTCCACAAACCCAAACCAGAAGCAGTTCTACCTGTTAATTTTGCTCCTGATAGTAACAATGAGAAACGATATTCTTCTTGTGAAAAACATGGTCCCGAGGGCAAGAGTAAAGCCACTAATTTTGGTGATCTCAGTGAGAAGAAAATAAGTTTGGAAGAATTACTTAGACTCGAAAGTGCAGAAGAGTGCCTGCATAAAGGTGCAATAAGCTCTGAAACCAGTAAAAATCATATGCTATCTTTCCATGGAGAAGCAGTCAGGCAG GTTTCCGCAAATGTGGGTCATGGAGTCGAAGTTATTGCATccaaaaccagtggtcttgttaatgaTACTGTATCAAGTAAGAACAACATTGATGATTGCTCAGTAACAACCTCTGAAGAATGTGATGCAGCGGCATCATTTGATGCGAGAGGACTGAACCTAATAGTTCACTATAATCCTTTTGTTGGTCATGGGTCCCTAGAGGATACATGTAAACCAGAATGCTCTACATCAGCAATCTCAGATGCTGCTTCCACTGGACCTATCTGCACTTTCGAGAAAACTGATACTATTAGTGCTGAAGGATTTAATGAAGTCGAAATAACTGAACCTAGGGTTGATGCTCTGAGTTCGCTAGGTTCAGAGATAAGATCGTCTGCGAAGAGCAATGATCAGAATGGAAGTATTATGGGTGAAACAATAACCAACAAGATGCATGAAACAGAAGCAGCTACAACTTCATCAGCTGAAAATGTAGAGCCCAATGGAGCAAATGGGGAGAATAGTAAAGAACATGGGACTGGCGGTACCGCCGATATACATGGTTCCAGCCAGATAGATGAAGGAGCTAATGATGACGCGGTTAATAGGAGTCCTGTGCTGGCACAACATGATAATGTGTGCGAACATAATGCACCTGATAGTGCAAAAGCGCCATCTCGAACTGGAAACGGCTATCCTCCCTTTGAACCGGGTTTTGGTCCTAGTATTATGTCTGCTCCAGTGTCAAACTCTGGCCATCTTGCTTATTCTGGCAATATCTCCATCGGTTCAGGTAGTAGCACGACCAGCACCCGGTCCTTTGCATTTCCAGT ACTGCAGAAGGACTGGATCAGCAGCCCGGTGAGGATGGCGAAAGGAGAGCGGAGACGCACCAGGCGGCGCCGAGGCTGGAGGAAGGGGCTTCTCTGCTGTAAATTCTGA